A region of Anopheles merus strain MAF chromosome 2R, AmerM5.1, whole genome shotgun sequence DNA encodes the following proteins:
- the LOC121587980 gene encoding uncharacterized protein LOC121587980 isoform X1, giving the protein MDARIGLEYIIENNDYVNKLGLALDTNNVTVKKQIFELLSTLCAFSANGYKRAIETLEHYKTIKGERYRLHLVVSELDKATTIEYQIALLAFVNCVIISAGSLKDRIRMRNEFIGLNLIPVLNNLRRTASSVPDIASQLEVFDEQQECDVSQSLQVPDGIDLNSHLDVFNAILAQVAGTPQATPFLSILQHLLQIDPKEQISDIVWDTAETLVHRATLLEDKEASARLLRAPSVQKFFTCPHCRGDLSGGPARRPSIGSSLQPSPSATSFNPVPAPAPPPPPQCAAVPPPPPPPGGGGGPAPPPPPPPPLGRAPPPPPPPMAGGPPAPPAPPAPPAPHLLSAQPNANGSLARSKTPDEQIVIVKPLPQQETPVPRAKMKTINWNKIPPQRVLGKQNIWSIVADSHQDSPMADLNWDEMEGLFCLQTQMHGSPKLGHRGAANGGDGGGGASNGTDMPDARKSRKENEITLLDGKRSLNVNIFLKQFRTTNEDIIQLIRNGEHEDIGAEKLRGLLKLLPEVDELEMLRAFDGDNNRLGNAEKFLLQLVQVPNYKLRIESMLLKEEFKANLMYLEPNIHAMLYAGEDLMNNKALQEVLYMVVVAGNFLNSGGYAGNAAGVKLSSLQKLTDIRANKPGMNLIHFVALQAEKKNSALLEFPGQLTMLENATKTTVEQISNEVNAIDNRIKKIKKQIELPKTEEDIKFQMEEFLSAAEQDVIMLQRALKQLEAMRLQLAEFFCEDMGTFKMEECFKIFHNFSEKFQHAVKDNEKRRVQEEQALIRRKQREETLRRRQSNQPGTPVSDSEGSLLLDASQYDLRYSPAMSRRRLGSFNSNGDALLLRDECASPDITPNGSLRRRRSRVLSEEDEGNLMDFLRSSGHESSNRERKSAAYGSLDRSWARRARSGSGSKKRPDLLNVQFGADRERPSSPSPLAESKPLAVEEHKPRISREWRQKIESWLQANEQDERQNDDYKKKLKRVAANRRSYETDNESDRGSKLDPLPEEKPPTVMSPEPSPGPRMGAAAASAVGQDRPAAAATAGSPTAPTGSADQQQQQQLFGGPMTYKRVYPNWRPGTSLEQTDVVGTIEALTGAASPDADKSTWRKSVLNTASSVDNADDLANQRYRRQRSREGPNPSSNLQSILEEDKRKNIIQSLGERPPSDRLQIYIRRGSDNPQATTPSDSSPPSAVGGKRETGGEEHKQSIYIRQPAADKQQHGQASAGTPSTISSSTASTISGSELAVAGGGDTSTSPSSTAAVAPPPRRTRRAHHVYDESTNNKIEIDSDNIETPPSIRRNVGGMGTTTGGSSTAATGGGSCRRLHHPNDAKDPLTATDSGKGSSLAGDGTGAEVLGDGQFDRFSSARRTRRFKRPIDLGASGAGSGNETTTTTATTASPSPDSLPDSAAQSPLLSASNGPPLPASKDTTKHEQEQRLKRWQDKLKSSTDAGKTIGSGSLTGRESPRSHAETVLNRASKVGRTISRISQEDVREAIRSLKSPTPERTWSPTKDIHQQQHHVKGAPVTHELNDEGFEETQSLVSDTPSQGKDSVSSCNDYGSDTKSKRVVAVTGSPAKPPATNLKTSRTGSPSMASLLMVKNGSTGLERSRSLRAPPSAGSTSPASKNLLPRRTASMRRSATGSTTSVDGSAPSLLRPIARQAQDVERSNSRTSLRSSRSSLSSAVSTNTVRKVPPPVRTGPAGNSTIYTKTFTPLSTTATSTLSANSSPSKRPLGTATSGNIAHRGAPASRSSSSGSSIGPSATVVRKPPAKSAMAAKENQLHSTSTGRLPPGSGKSTSSGSLAGSGTGGGGVSPTPASGRQSVTGQHQAAVTGRRTSGFMRPTTSSATKVKAAK; this is encoded by the exons ATGGATGCCCGCATCGGACTGGAGTACATCATCGAGAACAACGACTACGTGAACAAGCTGGGCCTGGCGCTGGACACCAACAATGTCACGGTTAAGAAGCAAATCTTCGAGCTGCTGTCCACGCTGTGTGCGTTCAGCGCGAACGGGTACAAGCGTGCGATCGAAACGCTGGAACACTACAAA ACCATTAAGGGTGAGCGGTATCGGCTGCATCTGGTCGTGTCCGAGCTGGACAAGGCGACGACGATCGAGTACCAGATCGCGCTGCTGGCGTTCGTCAACTGCGTGATCATTTCGGCCGGTTCGCTCAAGGATCGGATACGCATGCGCAACGAGTTTATCG gATTAAACCTAATACCagtattaaataatttaag GCGCACGGCCAGCAGCGTTCCCGACATTGCCTCCCAGCTAGAGGTGTTCGACGAGCAGCAGGAATGCGACGTATCCCAGAGCCTCCAGGTGCCGGACGGGATCGATCTGAACTCGCATCTTGATGTCTTCAATGCAATCCTAGCACAG GTCGCCGGCACACCGCAAGCAACGCCATTTCTAAGCATACTTCAGCACCTGCTGCAGATTGACCCGAAGGAGCAGATCAGCGACATCGTCTGGGACACGGCGGAGACGCTCGTGCACCGGGCGACCCTGCTCGAGGACAAGGAAGCGTCCGCCCGCCTGCTCCGTGCGCCGAGCGTTCAGAAGTTCTTCACCTGCCCGCACTGCCGGGGCGACCTGAGCGGTGGTCCCGCTCGCCGCCCCTCGATCGGCAGCTCGCTGCAGCCCTCGCCCAGCGCCACCTCCTTCAATCCGGTGCCGGCGCCggcgccgccaccaccaccccagTGCGCTGCGGTCCCGCCCCCTCCACCACcgcccggtggtggtggcggtccGGCTCCACCGCCTCCACCTCCGCCACCGCTTGGTCGTGCCCCGCCACCACCCCCGCCACCGATGGCCGGGGGGCCACCGGCACCACCGGCACCGCCGGCCCCGCCCGCCCCGCACCTGCTCTCTGCGCAGCCGAATGCGAACGGGTCGCTCGCCCGCTCGAAAACACCGGACGAGCAGATCGTGATCGTGAAGCCGCTGCCGCAGCAGGAAACGCCCGTGCCGCGCGCCAAGATGAAGACGATCAACTGGAACAAGATACCGCCCCAGCGGGTGCTGGGCAAGCAGAACATCTGGTCGATCGTGGCCGACTCGCACCAGGACAGCCCGATGGCCGACCTGAACTGGGACGAAATGGAGGGACTGTTCTGTCTGCAGACGCAGATGCACGGTTCGCCCAAGCTCGGCCACCGAGGGGCGGCGAACggaggtgatggtggtggtggtgcgagcAACGGTACCGATATGCCCGATGCGCGCAAATCGAGAAAGGAAAACGAAATCACGCTGCTCGATGGGAAGCGCAGCCTGAACGTGAACATCTTCCTGAAGCAGTTCCGCACGACGAACGAGGACATCATACAGCTGATACGGAATGGCGAGCACGAGGACATCGGGGCGGAGAAGCTGCGCGGcctgctgaagctgctgccCGAGGTGGACGAGCTGGAGATGCTGCGCGCGTTCGACGGCGACAACAACAGGCTGGGCAATGCGGAGAAGTTTCTGCTGCAGCTGGTACAAGTGCCTAA TTACAAGTTAAGAATCGAAAGCATGCTGCTGAAGGAAGAGTTCAAGGCGAATCTGATGTATCTGGAGCCCAACATACACGCCATGCTTTATGCTGGTGAAG ATCTGATGAACAACAAGGCGCTCCAGGAGGTGCTGTACATGGTCGTGGTTGCCGGGAACTTCCTCAACTCGGGCGGTTACGCGGGCAATGCGGCTGGCGTGAAGCTGTCCTCGTTGCAGAAGCTGACCGACATCCGCGCGAACAAGCCGGGCATGAACCTGATCCACTTCGTCGCACTGCAGGCGGAGAAGAAGAATTCCGCCCTGCTGGAGTTCCCCGGCCAGCTTACGATGCTGGAAAATGCGACCAA AACCACTGTCGAGCAGATCAGCAACGAGGTGAACGCGATCGACAATCGCATCAAAAAGATCAAGAAACAGATCGAGCTGCCGAAGACGGAGGAAGACATCAAGTTCCAGATGGAGGAGTTCCTGAGC GCAGCGGAGCAGGACGTAATAATGCTGCAGCGAGCGCTGAAGCAGCTGGAAGCGATGCGCCTCCAGCTGGCCGAGTTCTTCTGCGAGGATATGGGCACGTTCAAGATGGAGGAATGTTTCAAGATTTTCCACAACTTTAGCGAAAAGTTCCAGCACGCGGTGAAGGACAACGAGAAGCGCCGGGTGCAGGAAGAGCAAGCGCTAATACGCAGGAAGCAGCGGGAGGAAACGCTTCGAAGAAGGCAAT CGAATCAACCCGGAACGCCCGTGTCCGATTCGGAGGGTAGCTTGCTGCTGGATGCCTCGCAGTACGATCTGCGCTACAGTCCAGCAATGTCCCGGCGGCGTCTCGGGTCGTTCAACAGTAACGGCGAcgcactgctgctgcgggaTGAGTGTGCCTCGCCGGACATCACGCCGAACGGCAGCCTGCGAAGACGCCGCAGCCGCGTACTGTCGGAGGAGGACGAAGGCAATCTCATGGACTTTCTGCGCTCGTCCGGGCACGAGAGCAGCAACCGGGAGCGCAAGTCGGCCGCGTACGGCAGCCTAGACCGGTCGTGGGCGCGTCGGGCCCGCTCGGGCAGCGGAAGCAAGAAGCGGCCGGACCTGCTGAACGTCCAGTTCGGTGCGGACCGGGAACGACCCAGCTCGCCTTCGCCGCTGGCCGAATCGAAGCCGCTCGCGGTGGAAGAACACAAACCAAG AATTTCCAGAGAATGGCGGCAAAAGATCGAATCCTGGCTGCAGGCGAACGAGCAGGACGAGCGGCAGAACGACGACTACAAGAAGAAGCTGAAGCGGGTCGCCGCCAACCGGCGCTCCTACGAAACGGACAACGAGAGCGACCGGGGCAGCAAGCTGGACCCGCTGCCAGAGGAGAAACCGCCGACGGTAATGTCGCCCGAACCGTCGCCCGGTCCGAGAAtgggggcggcggcggcgtcggcGGTCGGACAGGACCGACCGGCagctgccgccaccgccggttCACCCACAGCACCCACCGGCTCcgccgaccagcagcagcagcagcagctgttcgGTGGGCCGATGACGTACAAGCGGGTCTATCCGAACTGGCGCCCGGGGACGTCCCTCGAGCAGACGGATGTCGTCGGTACGATAGAGGCCTTGACAG GTGCGGCCTCACCGGATGCGGACAAGTCGACGTGGCGCAAATCCGTCCTAAACACCGCCAGCAGCGTGGACAATGCGGACGACCTGGCGAACCAGCGCTACCGCCGGCAGCGTTCCCGCGAAGGCCCCAACCCGAGCTCCAACCTGCAGTCCATCCTCGAGGAGGACAAGCGCAAAAACATCATCCAATCGTTGGGCGAGCGGCCACCGTCCGATCGGTTGCAGATCTACATCCGGCGCGGTTCGGACAATCCGCAGGCGACCACACCGTCGGACAGTTCGCCCCCTTCCGCGGTCGGTGGCAAACGAGAGACGGGTGGGGAGGAGCACAAGCAGTCGATCTACATTCGACAGCCGGCAGCAGACAAGCAGCAGCATGGACAAGCTTCTGCCGGCACGCCCTCCACCATATCGTCCAGCACGGCCAGCACCATCTCCGGCTCGGAGCTGGCGGTCGCTGGGGGTGGCGATACCAGCACATCGCCCTCCTCGACTGCGGCAGTGGCACCACCGCCCCGACGCACTCGCCGAGCGCACCACGTGTACGACGAGTCCACCAACAACAAGATCGAGATTGATTCGGACAACATCGAGACACCGCCATCGATCCGGCGCAACGTGGGAGGCATGGGCACGACGACGGGCGGGTCGAGCACTGCCGCCACGGGTGGTGGTTCCTGCCGCCGGTTGCACCATCCGAACGACGCGAAGGATCCGCTGACGGCGACGGATTCGGGCAAGGGTTCGTCGCTGGCCGGCGACGGTACCGGCGCGGAAGTGCTCGGCGACGGTCAGTTCGATCGGTTCTCCTCGGCCCGCCGTACGCGCCGCTTCAAGCGCCCGATCGATCTGGGCGCGTCCGGGGCGGGCAGCGGCAACGAAACTACCACTACCACGGCAACTACCGCGTCGCCCTCGCCGGACTCCCTGCCCGACAGTGCGGCACAGAGTCCACTGCTGTCGGCCAGCAACGGCCCGCCCCTGCCCGCCAGCAAAGACACCACGAAGCACGAGCAGGAGCAGCGCCTGAAGCGTTGGCAGGACAAGCTGAAATCCTCGACCGACGCCGGCAAAACGATCGGGTCCGGGTCGCTGACGGGGCGGGAATCGCCCCGCTCGCACGCCGAAACCGTCCTCAATCGGGCCAGCAAGGTCGGGCGCACGATCAGCCGCATCAGCCAGGAGGATGTGCGGGAAGCGATCCGCAGCCTGAAGTCCCCAACGCCCGAACGCACCTGGAGCCCCACGAAGGACattcaccagcagcagcaccacgtGAAGGGTGCGCCCGTAACGCACGAACTCAACGACGAGGGTTTCGAGGAAACGCAAAGCCTCGTCTCGGACACACCCTCCCAGGGCAAGGACAGCGTGTCGTCCTGCAACGACTACGGGTCCGACACGAAGAGCAAACGGGTCGTGGCCGTGACCGGCTCGCCGGCCAAACCACCCGCCACCAACCTGAAGACGAGCCGCACCGGCAGCCCGAGCATGGCCAGCCTGCTGATGGTGAAGAACGGCAGCACGGGGCTGGAGCGCAGCCGCTCGCTGCGTGCACCGCCCAGCGCTGGCAGTACGTCGCCCGCGTCCAAGAATCTCTTGCCCCGCCGCACGGCCTCGATGCGAAGAAGCGCCACCGGGTCGACTACCAGCGTGGACGGGTCGGCGCCGAGCCTGCTGCGACCGATCGCCCGCCAGGCGCAGGACGTCGAGCGCAGCAACTCGCGCACCAGCCTGCGCTCGTCCCGCTCGTCCCTGAGCAGTGCCGTGTCGACCAATACCGTCCGCAAAGTGCCGCCACCGGTGCGCACCGGTCCTGCCGGCAACAGCACCATCTACACCAAGACATTCACTCCGCTCTCTACGACGGCCACGTCCACGCTTTCGGCCAACAGTTCGCCCTCGAAACGACCGCTCGGCACCGCTACCTCGGGCAACATCGCGCACCGAGGGGCACCGGCCAGTCGCAGCAGCTCCAGCGGCTCGAGCATCGGTCCGAGCGCGACCGTTGTGCGCAAACCGCCGGCCAAGTCGGCGATGGCGGCCAAGGAAAACCAGCTGCACTCGACGTCGACCGGCCGGTTACCCCCGGGCAGCGGGAAGTCgaccagcagcggcagcctGGCCGGTTCGggcactggtggtggtggtgtaagtCCCACGCCAGCCTCCGGGCGTCAGTCGGTCACCGGACAGCATCAGGCGGCGGTGACCGGCCGACGTACCAGCGGCTTCATGCGCCCAACTACCTCCAGTGCCACCAAAGTGAAGGCGGCCAAGTAA
- the LOC121587980 gene encoding uncharacterized protein LOC121587980 isoform X2 — translation MDARIGLEYIIENNDYVNKLGLALDTNNVTVKKQIFELLSTLCAFSANGYKRAIETLEHYKTIKGERYRLHLVVSELDKATTIEYQIALLAFVNCVIISAGSLKDRIRMRNEFIGLNLIPVLNNLRRTASSVPDIASQLEVFDEQQECDVSQSLQVPDGIDLNSHLDVFNAILAQVAGTPQATPFLSILQHLLQIDPKEQISDIVWDTAETLVHRATLLEDKEASARLLRAPSVQKFFTCPHCRGDLSGGPARRPSIGSSLQPSPSATSFNPVPAPAPPPPPQCAAVPPPPPPPGGGGGPAPPPPPPPPLGRAPPPPPPPMAGGPPAPPAPPAPPAPHLLSAQPNANGSLARSKTPDEQIVIVKPLPQQETPVPRAKMKTINWNKIPPQRVLGKQNIWSIVADSHQDSPMADLNWDEMEGLFCLQTQMHGSPKLGHRGAANGGDGGGGASNGTDMPDARKSRKENEITLLDGKRSLNVNIFLKQFRTTNEDIIQLIRNGEHEDIGAEKLRGLLKLLPEVDELEMLRAFDGDNNRLGNAEKFLLQLVQVPNYKLRIESMLLKEEFKANLMYLEPNIHAMLYAGEDLMNNKALQEVLYMVVVAGNFLNSGGYAGNAAGVKLSSLQKLTDIRANKPGMNLIHFVALQAEKKNSALLEFPGQLTMLENATKTTVEQISNEVNAIDNRIKKIKKQIELPKTEEDIKFQMEEFLSAAEQDVIMLQRALKQLEAMRLQLAEFFCEDMGTFKMEECFKIFHNFSEKFQHAVKDNEKRRVQEEQALIRRKQREETLRRRQSNQPGTPVSDSEGSLLLDASQYDLRYSPAMSRRRLGSFNSNGDALLLRDECASPDITPNGSLRRRRSRVLSEEDEGNLMDFLRSSGHESSNRERKSAAYGSLDRSWARRARSGSGSKKRPDLLNVQFGADRERPSSPSPLAESKPLAVEEHKPREWRQKIESWLQANEQDERQNDDYKKKLKRVAANRRSYETDNESDRGSKLDPLPEEKPPTVMSPEPSPGPRMGAAAASAVGQDRPAAAATAGSPTAPTGSADQQQQQQLFGGPMTYKRVYPNWRPGTSLEQTDVVGTIEALTGAASPDADKSTWRKSVLNTASSVDNADDLANQRYRRQRSREGPNPSSNLQSILEEDKRKNIIQSLGERPPSDRLQIYIRRGSDNPQATTPSDSSPPSAVGGKRETGGEEHKQSIYIRQPAADKQQHGQASAGTPSTISSSTASTISGSELAVAGGGDTSTSPSSTAAVAPPPRRTRRAHHVYDESTNNKIEIDSDNIETPPSIRRNVGGMGTTTGGSSTAATGGGSCRRLHHPNDAKDPLTATDSGKGSSLAGDGTGAEVLGDGQFDRFSSARRTRRFKRPIDLGASGAGSGNETTTTTATTASPSPDSLPDSAAQSPLLSASNGPPLPASKDTTKHEQEQRLKRWQDKLKSSTDAGKTIGSGSLTGRESPRSHAETVLNRASKVGRTISRISQEDVREAIRSLKSPTPERTWSPTKDIHQQQHHVKGAPVTHELNDEGFEETQSLVSDTPSQGKDSVSSCNDYGSDTKSKRVVAVTGSPAKPPATNLKTSRTGSPSMASLLMVKNGSTGLERSRSLRAPPSAGSTSPASKNLLPRRTASMRRSATGSTTSVDGSAPSLLRPIARQAQDVERSNSRTSLRSSRSSLSSAVSTNTVRKVPPPVRTGPAGNSTIYTKTFTPLSTTATSTLSANSSPSKRPLGTATSGNIAHRGAPASRSSSSGSSIGPSATVVRKPPAKSAMAAKENQLHSTSTGRLPPGSGKSTSSGSLAGSGTGGGGVSPTPASGRQSVTGQHQAAVTGRRTSGFMRPTTSSATKVKAAK, via the exons ATGGATGCCCGCATCGGACTGGAGTACATCATCGAGAACAACGACTACGTGAACAAGCTGGGCCTGGCGCTGGACACCAACAATGTCACGGTTAAGAAGCAAATCTTCGAGCTGCTGTCCACGCTGTGTGCGTTCAGCGCGAACGGGTACAAGCGTGCGATCGAAACGCTGGAACACTACAAA ACCATTAAGGGTGAGCGGTATCGGCTGCATCTGGTCGTGTCCGAGCTGGACAAGGCGACGACGATCGAGTACCAGATCGCGCTGCTGGCGTTCGTCAACTGCGTGATCATTTCGGCCGGTTCGCTCAAGGATCGGATACGCATGCGCAACGAGTTTATCG gATTAAACCTAATACCagtattaaataatttaag GCGCACGGCCAGCAGCGTTCCCGACATTGCCTCCCAGCTAGAGGTGTTCGACGAGCAGCAGGAATGCGACGTATCCCAGAGCCTCCAGGTGCCGGACGGGATCGATCTGAACTCGCATCTTGATGTCTTCAATGCAATCCTAGCACAG GTCGCCGGCACACCGCAAGCAACGCCATTTCTAAGCATACTTCAGCACCTGCTGCAGATTGACCCGAAGGAGCAGATCAGCGACATCGTCTGGGACACGGCGGAGACGCTCGTGCACCGGGCGACCCTGCTCGAGGACAAGGAAGCGTCCGCCCGCCTGCTCCGTGCGCCGAGCGTTCAGAAGTTCTTCACCTGCCCGCACTGCCGGGGCGACCTGAGCGGTGGTCCCGCTCGCCGCCCCTCGATCGGCAGCTCGCTGCAGCCCTCGCCCAGCGCCACCTCCTTCAATCCGGTGCCGGCGCCggcgccgccaccaccaccccagTGCGCTGCGGTCCCGCCCCCTCCACCACcgcccggtggtggtggcggtccGGCTCCACCGCCTCCACCTCCGCCACCGCTTGGTCGTGCCCCGCCACCACCCCCGCCACCGATGGCCGGGGGGCCACCGGCACCACCGGCACCGCCGGCCCCGCCCGCCCCGCACCTGCTCTCTGCGCAGCCGAATGCGAACGGGTCGCTCGCCCGCTCGAAAACACCGGACGAGCAGATCGTGATCGTGAAGCCGCTGCCGCAGCAGGAAACGCCCGTGCCGCGCGCCAAGATGAAGACGATCAACTGGAACAAGATACCGCCCCAGCGGGTGCTGGGCAAGCAGAACATCTGGTCGATCGTGGCCGACTCGCACCAGGACAGCCCGATGGCCGACCTGAACTGGGACGAAATGGAGGGACTGTTCTGTCTGCAGACGCAGATGCACGGTTCGCCCAAGCTCGGCCACCGAGGGGCGGCGAACggaggtgatggtggtggtggtgcgagcAACGGTACCGATATGCCCGATGCGCGCAAATCGAGAAAGGAAAACGAAATCACGCTGCTCGATGGGAAGCGCAGCCTGAACGTGAACATCTTCCTGAAGCAGTTCCGCACGACGAACGAGGACATCATACAGCTGATACGGAATGGCGAGCACGAGGACATCGGGGCGGAGAAGCTGCGCGGcctgctgaagctgctgccCGAGGTGGACGAGCTGGAGATGCTGCGCGCGTTCGACGGCGACAACAACAGGCTGGGCAATGCGGAGAAGTTTCTGCTGCAGCTGGTACAAGTGCCTAA TTACAAGTTAAGAATCGAAAGCATGCTGCTGAAGGAAGAGTTCAAGGCGAATCTGATGTATCTGGAGCCCAACATACACGCCATGCTTTATGCTGGTGAAG ATCTGATGAACAACAAGGCGCTCCAGGAGGTGCTGTACATGGTCGTGGTTGCCGGGAACTTCCTCAACTCGGGCGGTTACGCGGGCAATGCGGCTGGCGTGAAGCTGTCCTCGTTGCAGAAGCTGACCGACATCCGCGCGAACAAGCCGGGCATGAACCTGATCCACTTCGTCGCACTGCAGGCGGAGAAGAAGAATTCCGCCCTGCTGGAGTTCCCCGGCCAGCTTACGATGCTGGAAAATGCGACCAA AACCACTGTCGAGCAGATCAGCAACGAGGTGAACGCGATCGACAATCGCATCAAAAAGATCAAGAAACAGATCGAGCTGCCGAAGACGGAGGAAGACATCAAGTTCCAGATGGAGGAGTTCCTGAGC GCAGCGGAGCAGGACGTAATAATGCTGCAGCGAGCGCTGAAGCAGCTGGAAGCGATGCGCCTCCAGCTGGCCGAGTTCTTCTGCGAGGATATGGGCACGTTCAAGATGGAGGAATGTTTCAAGATTTTCCACAACTTTAGCGAAAAGTTCCAGCACGCGGTGAAGGACAACGAGAAGCGCCGGGTGCAGGAAGAGCAAGCGCTAATACGCAGGAAGCAGCGGGAGGAAACGCTTCGAAGAAGGCAAT CGAATCAACCCGGAACGCCCGTGTCCGATTCGGAGGGTAGCTTGCTGCTGGATGCCTCGCAGTACGATCTGCGCTACAGTCCAGCAATGTCCCGGCGGCGTCTCGGGTCGTTCAACAGTAACGGCGAcgcactgctgctgcgggaTGAGTGTGCCTCGCCGGACATCACGCCGAACGGCAGCCTGCGAAGACGCCGCAGCCGCGTACTGTCGGAGGAGGACGAAGGCAATCTCATGGACTTTCTGCGCTCGTCCGGGCACGAGAGCAGCAACCGGGAGCGCAAGTCGGCCGCGTACGGCAGCCTAGACCGGTCGTGGGCGCGTCGGGCCCGCTCGGGCAGCGGAAGCAAGAAGCGGCCGGACCTGCTGAACGTCCAGTTCGGTGCGGACCGGGAACGACCCAGCTCGCCTTCGCCGCTGGCCGAATCGAAGCCGCTCGCGGTGGAAGAACACAAACCAAG AGAATGGCGGCAAAAGATCGAATCCTGGCTGCAGGCGAACGAGCAGGACGAGCGGCAGAACGACGACTACAAGAAGAAGCTGAAGCGGGTCGCCGCCAACCGGCGCTCCTACGAAACGGACAACGAGAGCGACCGGGGCAGCAAGCTGGACCCGCTGCCAGAGGAGAAACCGCCGACGGTAATGTCGCCCGAACCGTCGCCCGGTCCGAGAAtgggggcggcggcggcgtcggcGGTCGGACAGGACCGACCGGCagctgccgccaccgccggttCACCCACAGCACCCACCGGCTCcgccgaccagcagcagcagcagcagctgttcgGTGGGCCGATGACGTACAAGCGGGTCTATCCGAACTGGCGCCCGGGGACGTCCCTCGAGCAGACGGATGTCGTCGGTACGATAGAGGCCTTGACAG GTGCGGCCTCACCGGATGCGGACAAGTCGACGTGGCGCAAATCCGTCCTAAACACCGCCAGCAGCGTGGACAATGCGGACGACCTGGCGAACCAGCGCTACCGCCGGCAGCGTTCCCGCGAAGGCCCCAACCCGAGCTCCAACCTGCAGTCCATCCTCGAGGAGGACAAGCGCAAAAACATCATCCAATCGTTGGGCGAGCGGCCACCGTCCGATCGGTTGCAGATCTACATCCGGCGCGGTTCGGACAATCCGCAGGCGACCACACCGTCGGACAGTTCGCCCCCTTCCGCGGTCGGTGGCAAACGAGAGACGGGTGGGGAGGAGCACAAGCAGTCGATCTACATTCGACAGCCGGCAGCAGACAAGCAGCAGCATGGACAAGCTTCTGCCGGCACGCCCTCCACCATATCGTCCAGCACGGCCAGCACCATCTCCGGCTCGGAGCTGGCGGTCGCTGGGGGTGGCGATACCAGCACATCGCCCTCCTCGACTGCGGCAGTGGCACCACCGCCCCGACGCACTCGCCGAGCGCACCACGTGTACGACGAGTCCACCAACAACAAGATCGAGATTGATTCGGACAACATCGAGACACCGCCATCGATCCGGCGCAACGTGGGAGGCATGGGCACGACGACGGGCGGGTCGAGCACTGCCGCCACGGGTGGTGGTTCCTGCCGCCGGTTGCACCATCCGAACGACGCGAAGGATCCGCTGACGGCGACGGATTCGGGCAAGGGTTCGTCGCTGGCCGGCGACGGTACCGGCGCGGAAGTGCTCGGCGACGGTCAGTTCGATCGGTTCTCCTCGGCCCGCCGTACGCGCCGCTTCAAGCGCCCGATCGATCTGGGCGCGTCCGGGGCGGGCAGCGGCAACGAAACTACCACTACCACGGCAACTACCGCGTCGCCCTCGCCGGACTCCCTGCCCGACAGTGCGGCACAGAGTCCACTGCTGTCGGCCAGCAACGGCCCGCCCCTGCCCGCCAGCAAAGACACCACGAAGCACGAGCAGGAGCAGCGCCTGAAGCGTTGGCAGGACAAGCTGAAATCCTCGACCGACGCCGGCAAAACGATCGGGTCCGGGTCGCTGACGGGGCGGGAATCGCCCCGCTCGCACGCCGAAACCGTCCTCAATCGGGCCAGCAAGGTCGGGCGCACGATCAGCCGCATCAGCCAGGAGGATGTGCGGGAAGCGATCCGCAGCCTGAAGTCCCCAACGCCCGAACGCACCTGGAGCCCCACGAAGGACattcaccagcagcagcaccacgtGAAGGGTGCGCCCGTAACGCACGAACTCAACGACGAGGGTTTCGAGGAAACGCAAAGCCTCGTCTCGGACACACCCTCCCAGGGCAAGGACAGCGTGTCGTCCTGCAACGACTACGGGTCCGACACGAAGAGCAAACGGGTCGTGGCCGTGACCGGCTCGCCGGCCAAACCACCCGCCACCAACCTGAAGACGAGCCGCACCGGCAGCCCGAGCATGGCCAGCCTGCTGATGGTGAAGAACGGCAGCACGGGGCTGGAGCGCAGCCGCTCGCTGCGTGCACCGCCCAGCGCTGGCAGTACGTCGCCCGCGTCCAAGAATCTCTTGCCCCGCCGCACGGCCTCGATGCGAAGAAGCGCCACCGGGTCGACTACCAGCGTGGACGGGTCGGCGCCGAGCCTGCTGCGACCGATCGCCCGCCAGGCGCAGGACGTCGAGCGCAGCAACTCGCGCACCAGCCTGCGCTCGTCCCGCTCGTCCCTGAGCAGTGCCGTGTCGACCAATACCGTCCGCAAAGTGCCGCCACCGGTGCGCACCGGTCCTGCCGGCAACAGCACCATCTACACCAAGACATTCACTCCGCTCTCTACGACGGCCACGTCCACGCTTTCGGCCAACAGTTCGCCCTCGAAACGACCGCTCGGCACCGCTACCTCGGGCAACATCGCGCACCGAGGGGCACCGGCCAGTCGCAGCAGCTCCAGCGGCTCGAGCATCGGTCCGAGCGCGACCGTTGTGCGCAAACCGCCGGCCAAGTCGGCGATGGCGGCCAAGGAAAACCAGCTGCACTCGACGTCGACCGGCCGGTTACCCCCGGGCAGCGGGAAGTCgaccagcagcggcagcctGGCCGGTTCGggcactggtggtggtggtgtaagtCCCACGCCAGCCTCCGGGCGTCAGTCGGTCACCGGACAGCATCAGGCGGCGGTGACCGGCCGACGTACCAGCGGCTTCATGCGCCCAACTACCTCCAGTGCCACCAAAGTGAAGGCGGCCAAGTAA